In the Staphylococcus condimenti genome, one interval contains:
- a CDS encoding beta-class phenol-soluble modulin: MEGLFNAIKGTVEAAINQDGGQLAVNIVDIVQNGIQIVSKFIGA, translated from the coding sequence ATGGAAGGCTTATTTAACGCAATCAAAGGGACAGTTGAAGCTGCAATTAATCAAGATGGTGGACAATTAGCTGTAAACATCGTAGACATCGTACAAAACGGTATCCAAATCGTTTCTAAATTCATCGGTGCATAA